One Bacteroidota bacterium DNA window includes the following coding sequences:
- a CDS encoding DNA adenine methylase, whose product MKTPITYYGGKQTLVKRLLALIPQHVLYCEPFFGGGALFFAKPPSNVEVINDTNGEVMIFFKVVQTKFKELEKEIKSTLHSRMLWKKARVIYENSEMFSDVKRAWAFWTLANQGFAGLLTSWSFGKDDSKEDSVAKKRDDFSKIYADRLKKVQIECNDAIRVIKLRDFNKAFFYCDPPYINTHQGHYKGYMEADYIRLLNALTKIKGKFLLSSYPNAILKKYIKKYKWNVYSVTKKIAVTKLTDKIKTEVMVFNYDEKDTGIYELDRKMLKDLQSQLKKLKIVKR is encoded by the coding sequence ATGAAAACACCGATTACATATTACGGAGGGAAACAAACGCTTGTGAAGCGTTTGCTGGCTTTAATTCCACAGCACGTTTTGTACTGCGAACCATTTTTCGGAGGAGGCGCATTGTTCTTTGCAAAACCTCCATCCAATGTTGAAGTCATCAACGACACGAACGGAGAAGTGATGATATTTTTCAAAGTGGTGCAGACAAAGTTCAAAGAACTGGAAAAAGAAATCAAATCCACTCTGCACAGCAGGATGCTTTGGAAAAAAGCAAGAGTGATATATGAAAACTCTGAAATGTTTTCCGATGTGAAACGAGCATGGGCGTTTTGGACGCTCGCCAATCAGGGATTTGCAGGACTGCTGACTTCTTGGAGCTTCGGAAAGGATGATTCAAAGGAAGATTCGGTTGCAAAGAAGCGGGACGATTTTTCAAAAATATATGCTGACCGATTGAAGAAGGTGCAGATTGAATGCAACGATGCAATCCGTGTTATTAAGCTCCGCGACTTCAATAAAGCATTCTTTTACTGCGACCCGCCATACATCAACACGCATCAAGGGCATTACAAAGGATACATGGAAGCGGATTACATCCGATTGTTGAATGCGCTGACAAAAATCAAAGGAAAGTTCTTACTCAGCAGTTATCCGAATGCCATCCTGAAAAAATACATTAAGAAATATAAATGGAATGTTTATTCGGTTACTAAGAAAATTGCAGTTACAAAACTCACCGACAAAATAAAAACTGAGGTGATGGTGTTTAACTACGATGAGAAGGACACAGGCATTTATGAATTGGACAGAAAGATGCTGAAGGATTTACAATCACAACTCAAAAAATTAAAAATCGTCAAGCGATGA
- a CDS encoding N-acetylmuramoyl-L-alanine amidase, whose amino-acid sequence MRTINYIVVHCTATQPTTTLEAIKRFWKEERGWGDTPGYHYIILRDGEIVQLLDESKMSYGAYGHNQECIHISYIGGVDKEGNPMDNRSERQIHSMFNKLMELGEKYPKAKFLGHRDFPGVHKACPSFDVREWLKNYKPDFKQAA is encoded by the coding sequence ATGAGAACTATCAATTACATCGTGGTGCATTGCACCGCAACACAGCCCACAACAACGCTGGAGGCAATTAAAAGATTCTGGAAAGAGGAACGCGGATGGGGCGACACGCCCGGCTACCATTACATCATTCTGCGTGATGGAGAAATCGTGCAACTGCTTGACGAAAGCAAAATGAGTTATGGCGCATACGGTCATAATCAGGAGTGCATTCATATCTCCTACATCGGAGGAGTTGACAAAGAAGGCAATCCAATGGATAACCGATCTGAAAGACAGATTCACTCCATGTTTAACAAGCTGATGGAACTCGGAGAAAAATATCCGAAGGCAAAGTTTCTCGGACACAGGGATTTTCCGGGCGTGCATAAAGCCTGTCCAAGCTTTGATGTGAGAGAGTGGCTCAAAAACTACAAACCCGATTTCAAACAGGCAGCATGA
- a CDS encoding helix-turn-helix domain-containing protein: MEKTENKNQGVPLKPYTLKELARIYGVSTKTMHRWMEPFEKELGIKRGRYYTIPQVKMFFDNLSLPSIYNEI; this comes from the coding sequence ATGGAAAAAACAGAAAACAAAAATCAGGGAGTTCCGCTCAAGCCCTACACGCTGAAAGAACTCGCAAGAATCTACGGAGTATCCACCAAAACAATGCACCGATGGATGGAACCATTCGAAAAGGAACTGGGAATAAAACGCGGGAGGTATTATACCATTCCGCAGGTGAAAATGTTCTTTGACAACCTGAGTTTGCCCTCGATTTACAACGAAATATAG
- a CDS encoding RteC domain-containing protein, producing the protein MLKTKFNFERYCLLLDETEQQLSFINIEEENILKRSEGSITICLKAFEKIKKLVLKSEFRNQAEEIYFFKEIKPLLISKLIFNISIYNIESRKPQGSDKVQGRYFLNELDKLKRYFDNNLEFYKYYRTGSNYLDHKYFLRGNHDIRLTLDTFFFETDAKFNTSHDYKVSKILANDLLEVYLKDKLASIERKEPKQKSQDFPRIKLNWTHSKTALIELIYALHTQAVFDNGKPEIKDIASYFEAIFTVDLGDYYRTYLELRMRKTAKTKFIDTIRDALHKRMDELEEK; encoded by the coding sequence ATGCTTAAAACAAAATTTAATTTTGAAAGATATTGTTTATTACTTGATGAAACCGAACAGCAACTCAGTTTCATTAACATTGAGGAAGAAAATATATTAAAACGCTCTGAGGGGTCAATTACCATTTGTCTAAAAGCATTTGAAAAAATAAAAAAACTTGTTTTAAAATCAGAATTCAGAAATCAAGCTGAAGAAATATATTTTTTCAAGGAAATAAAGCCTCTTTTAATATCCAAATTGATTTTCAATATAAGCATTTACAACATCGAATCACGTAAGCCACAAGGGAGTGATAAAGTCCAGGGCAGGTATTTTTTAAATGAGTTGGATAAATTAAAACGTTATTTCGATAATAATCTTGAGTTTTATAAATATTATCGCACAGGGAGTAATTATCTTGACCATAAATATTTCCTGAGAGGGAACCATGATATACGGCTGACGCTTGACACATTTTTTTTTGAAACAGATGCCAAATTCAATACAAGCCATGATTATAAAGTTTCAAAAATATTGGCGAATGATCTATTAGAAGTATACCTGAAAGATAAATTAGCGTCCATTGAAAGAAAAGAGCCAAAACAAAAATCCCAAGATTTTCCCAGAATAAAACTAAACTGGACTCATTCCAAAACCGCATTAATAGAGCTTATTTATGCTCTGCACACCCAAGCTGTATTTGACAATGGTAAGCCGGAAATCAAAGATATTGCTTCCTATTTTGAAGCGATATTTACTGTTGACTTAGGCGATTATTACCGCACCTATCTTGAATTACGTATGCGGAAAACTGCAAAAACAAAATTTATTGATACTATCAGGGATGCGCTTCATAAACGCATGGATGAACTGGAAGAAAAATAA
- a CDS encoding HmuY family protein has protein sequence MSIKIKICSTLFLFGTILFYSCKKEELPVPKHDPGNVITSTVNMNIDYRYQIFYDLETNTAVSQNLKTTWDLGFETSESGYRVILNSAKAMYVYNTNSTDFNSVTDTSGLSAGKKMESPAGNMDSTAIGDWQTASNVYIIDRGYNETGVHQGFRKIIFQSVDGQKYSVHFAQLSGIGDTTLEIYKNSTYNFTFLSFSTNATVIIEPPKADWDIVFTQYLEAIPSPYLVVGALLNRYNTSAKMDSMTAFHNITYELAELQVLSSNINSIGYGWKEYNFSNSSYIVFPQMCYIIKDSKGIYYKLHFIDFYNISGNKGNPKWEYQKL, from the coding sequence ATGTCTATAAAAATAAAAATCTGCTCAACTCTTTTTCTCTTCGGCACAATCCTTTTTTATTCTTGTAAAAAAGAAGAACTTCCCGTTCCGAAGCACGACCCCGGAAATGTCATCACTTCAACGGTGAATATGAACATTGATTATCGCTATCAGATATTTTATGATCTAGAAACCAATACAGCCGTCAGCCAAAACCTGAAAACAACGTGGGATTTGGGTTTTGAAACTTCTGAAAGCGGGTACAGGGTAATTCTAAATTCAGCAAAAGCCATGTATGTTTATAACACAAACAGCACGGATTTTAATTCTGTAACCGACACAAGCGGATTGAGTGCCGGAAAAAAAATGGAATCGCCAGCAGGTAATATGGATTCAACGGCAATAGGAGATTGGCAAACTGCTTCCAATGTTTATATTATTGACAGGGGATATAACGAAACGGGCGTTCATCAGGGATTCAGGAAAATTATTTTTCAAAGCGTAGATGGACAAAAATACTCCGTGCATTTTGCTCAACTAAGCGGGATTGGAGACACCACATTAGAAATCTATAAGAACAGCACATACAATTTTACTTTTCTTTCGTTCAGCACCAATGCAACTGTAATCATTGAACCGCCAAAGGCGGATTGGGATATTGTTTTCACGCAATATCTTGAAGCGATTCCTTCTCCCTATCTTGTGGTTGGGGCATTGCTCAATAGATACAACACTTCTGCAAAAATGGATTCCATGACCGCATTCCATAATATCACTTATGAACTTGCAGAATTACAAGTCCTCAGTTCAAACATTAATTCTATCGGATATGGTTGGAAGGAATATAATTTTTCAAATTCAAGCTACATCGTATTCCCGCAGATGTGTTATATCATAAAAGATAGCAAGGGAATTTATTACAAACTTCACTTTATTGACTTTTACAATATATCCGGCAATAAAGGGAATCCGAAGTGGGAATATCAAAAATTGTAG
- a CDS encoding TonB-dependent receptor, with translation MKTKIIISTFLFLCFFLSSKSQTISVFAKDDKQALIGASIAYKVVGDTNAKPQGISTDKGGKAVLPCNSTSQKFAITVFFIGYETISDTVGCADYKYFLRSISKELNEVVVTAQYQEGSPDKSVYKVKVIDSKEIEQRGATNLKDLLQQELNIRLTQDNVLGTGMTLGGVSGENVKILIDGVPVTGRTGGNIDLSQLNLSNVERIEIVEGPLSVSYGTNALGGAINIITKKTQYERIEVGLDTYYETVGQYNTDIKAGYKFGTNTIQLTAGRNYFDGWSRTDDLIKFPKVQPADTTRYQDWKPREQYQSGLHYHKNFKTLQLHLVSNYFQEQITNKGMPREPYNETAFDDYYNTFRFDNTASLSGKISKTKNINFQLAYNDYKRIKNTYYKDLTTLEENLTTSSSDQDTTKFKLINVRGTYSTSNDSAKINYEIGYDINIDNSYGLRIKEKEQQIGDYAIFASTEYSPIKIVTDKKFRMFTIRPGLRYAYNTSYSSPIVPSLNLIFRPKEKIAIRASYARGFRAPGLKELYFEFVDINHNIFGNPDLKAETSNNYQTSVSLSGSSGRKFWRIEPSFFYNDINNLITLAYMSGGNKYSYINIGEYNTYGGQFNTEFGEQELMLSFGGALYWTHSEMTEDDGHTDHVHTNVAHDYTPELRGAVKYQIIKTKTQFALFYKYSGKVLGYHYDEDGELQQHWMDDYHTFDLTINQPLFKKRAVLAVGAKNLLNVRYIGIFNMEHTSHTGPHSAHSISMPVNWGRTFFINLKINLSKRMK, from the coding sequence ATGAAAACTAAAATAATCATTTCGACTTTTTTATTTCTTTGCTTTTTTCTCTCCTCAAAAAGTCAAACTATAAGTGTGTTTGCAAAAGACGACAAGCAAGCCCTTATCGGAGCAAGTATCGCTTATAAAGTAGTTGGAGATACAAACGCCAAACCACAGGGCATAAGCACGGACAAAGGCGGGAAAGCAGTTCTTCCCTGCAATAGCACATCACAAAAATTTGCCATTACTGTATTCTTTATCGGTTATGAAACCATAAGCGATACCGTTGGATGTGCCGATTACAAATATTTTCTTCGCTCAATTTCCAAAGAATTAAATGAAGTAGTTGTTACGGCTCAGTATCAGGAAGGAAGTCCTGATAAATCGGTTTATAAAGTAAAAGTCATTGACAGCAAAGAAATAGAACAGCGCGGAGCAACCAACCTAAAAGATTTATTACAACAGGAGTTGAACATTCGTCTGACACAAGATAATGTTCTCGGAACAGGAATGACTTTAGGTGGAGTTTCGGGGGAGAACGTAAAAATTCTCATTGACGGAGTTCCTGTTACAGGCAGAACGGGTGGAAATATTGATTTATCCCAACTCAATTTGAGCAATGTGGAAAGAATAGAAATTGTGGAAGGACCGCTTTCTGTCAGTTACGGCACTAATGCGTTGGGAGGTGCAATAAATATAATCACAAAGAAAACACAATATGAAAGAATCGAAGTCGGACTTGATACTTACTATGAAACAGTCGGGCAATATAATACCGATATAAAAGCCGGATACAAGTTTGGAACAAACACCATTCAGCTAACAGCAGGAAGAAATTATTTTGACGGATGGAGCAGAACGGATGATCTTATAAAGTTCCCTAAAGTACAACCGGCTGATACAACCCGTTATCAGGACTGGAAGCCACGTGAGCAATATCAGAGCGGATTGCATTATCATAAGAATTTTAAAACACTTCAATTGCATCTTGTCTCAAACTATTTTCAGGAACAAATCACCAACAAAGGAATGCCCCGCGAGCCCTACAATGAAACTGCCTTTGATGATTATTACAATACATTCCGCTTTGACAATACCGCTTCTTTGTCCGGTAAAATCTCCAAAACAAAAAACATAAATTTTCAACTCGCATATAACGATTACAAACGAATCAAGAATACATATTACAAGGATTTAACTACTCTTGAAGAAAACCTTACCACCAGTTCAAGCGATCAGGACACAACCAAGTTTAAATTAATTAATGTAAGGGGAACTTACAGCACTTCCAATGATTCCGCAAAAATTAATTACGAAATCGGTTACGACATAAATATTGATAACAGTTACGGGCTTCGCATCAAAGAGAAAGAGCAGCAGATTGGCGATTATGCAATTTTCGCAAGCACGGAATACAGTCCTATAAAAATTGTTACGGATAAAAAGTTTAGAATGTTTACCATTCGCCCTGGACTTCGCTATGCGTATAATACTTCCTATTCGTCTCCCATAGTTCCTTCTCTGAATTTAATATTCCGTCCTAAAGAAAAAATTGCAATCCGTGCTTCCTATGCAAGGGGATTCCGTGCCCCCGGCTTAAAAGAACTCTATTTTGAGTTTGTGGACATAAACCATAACATCTTCGGAAATCCCGATTTGAAAGCGGAAACCTCCAACAATTATCAAACTTCCGTTTCATTAAGCGGTTCATCTGGCAGAAAATTTTGGCGGATTGAACCTTCATTTTTTTACAATGACATTAATAACCTTATTACGCTTGCTTACATGAGCGGAGGAAACAAATATTCCTACATCAATATCGGAGAATACAATACTTATGGGGGGCAATTCAATACTGAATTTGGAGAACAGGAGTTAATGCTCTCGTTCGGTGGTGCGCTGTACTGGACGCATTCTGAAATGACCGAAGATGACGGACACACAGACCATGTTCATACCAATGTGGCGCATGATTATACCCCTGAACTACGCGGAGCGGTAAAATATCAGATCATAAAAACAAAAACCCAGTTTGCGCTTTTCTATAAATATTCAGGCAAAGTATTGGGCTATCATTATGATGAGGATGGTGAATTGCAACAGCATTGGATGGATGATTATCATACGTTTGATTTAACCATCAATCAACCCCTTTTCAAGAAAAGAGCCGTGCTTGCCGTTGGAGCAAAAAATTTATTGAATGTTCGTTATATCGGAATATTCAATATGGAACACACAAGCCACACAGGTCCGCACAGCGCACACTCCATTTCAATGCCTGTAAACTGGGGAAGAACCTTTTTTATTAATCTGAAAATAAATCTCAGCAAACGAATGAAATAA
- a CDS encoding hemerythrin domain-containing protein, with protein MFTKNSILKNIVSEEPKALSVLERLHLSTMLDKKIDDVGKESGFDADFLLTAIKVFTADEISVYKEFSNYPLHFILRYLQRTHSYYITKKLPEIEQSLNHLFIHFKDTHPLLIILSNFFLIYQDDLICHIENEEMKLFPYIHKLLSVQEKKCSYREMLHITNGYSLNIFTKEHTDVESDLKEIRNLILQHSPTYPTPFPYRVFLTQLQAFEEDLHMHHIIEEEILVPRAKIIEKELIEKRNLRQELLQQTICYS; from the coding sequence ATGTTCACTAAAAATTCCATTCTTAAAAATATTGTAAGCGAAGAACCAAAAGCGTTATCTGTTCTTGAACGGCTTCATCTTTCCACTATGCTGGATAAAAAAATAGATGATGTGGGAAAAGAAAGCGGGTTTGATGCGGATTTTCTTTTAACCGCTATAAAAGTATTTACTGCCGATGAAATTTCTGTCTATAAAGAATTTTCAAACTATCCCCTGCATTTCATTCTCAGGTATCTTCAAAGAACACATTCTTACTACATTACTAAAAAACTGCCTGAAATAGAACAATCATTGAATCATTTATTCATCCATTTCAAAGACACACATCCCCTGTTGATCATTCTCAGCAATTTTTTTCTTATTTATCAGGATGATTTAATTTGCCATATAGAAAATGAAGAAATGAAACTATTTCCGTATATCCATAAATTATTATCCGTTCAGGAAAAAAAATGCAGTTACAGGGAAATGCTCCATATCACAAATGGATATTCTCTCAATATCTTCACAAAAGAGCATACCGATGTAGAATCTGATTTGAAGGAAATCAGAAATCTGATATTACAACACTCGCCAACTTATCCCACGCCTTTTCCTTACAGGGTTTTTCTCACCCAGTTACAGGCATTTGAAGAAGATTTGCACATGCACCACATAATAGAGGAAGAAATTTTAGTGCCGAGAGCAAAAATAATAGAGAAGGAACTTATTGAAAAAAGAAATTTGAGACAAGAATTACTGCAACAAACAATATGTTACTCTTAA
- a CDS encoding T9SS type A sorting domain-containing protein codes for MKKSILLLACVSFVYTSNAQVIIDTVSIGTGYANQKWYSLQNDEQGSAPKNNWDIAFDAGGQGASIHINSVTGTKLWLYPGADTSGWATLDTAGLSTWIARYNSDTSWSVGAFNQPLSSNPYDLGWGIYSTITHYVTGDSLYVIKLASGTYKKIWIKLLANGVYTFRYANLSGTSDTTAQLTKSLYTGKNFAYYSLQNNLALDREPLSANWDLLFTQYTAFIPSPYTVSGILHNAGVTTAHIEPIANPNTYSNWSGQTYNTAINEIGYDWKTFTTSYVIDDSLVYFIKTKTGDVWKVIPTGFGGSSTGNYIFSKEKVSSVGIANVNGNSLGTLVLYPNPASGENTTVIYSFESSVSSAIIKIYDLSGKSVYSENLRANTGLNTYKLNTSMFNAGMYFVTVECDGNKLQQKLIVK; via the coding sequence ATGAAAAAATCAATACTATTACTCGCTTGTGTTTCTTTCGTGTATACAAGCAACGCTCAAGTTATTATCGACACCGTTTCAATCGGTACAGGTTATGCAAACCAAAAATGGTACAGCCTGCAAAATGACGAACAAGGAAGTGCGCCAAAAAATAATTGGGACATTGCTTTTGACGCAGGAGGACAGGGTGCATCCATTCACATAAACTCTGTAACCGGAACAAAACTTTGGCTTTATCCGGGTGCAGATACTTCAGGATGGGCAACGCTCGACACAGCCGGATTGTCAACATGGATTGCACGTTATAATTCTGATACATCATGGAGCGTAGGAGCATTTAATCAGCCCCTTTCTTCCAATCCTTATGATTTGGGATGGGGCATTTACAGTACCATCACGCATTATGTAACTGGCGATTCTTTATATGTGATAAAACTTGCCAGCGGTACATATAAAAAGATTTGGATTAAACTCTTGGCAAACGGAGTTTATACATTCCGTTATGCAAATCTTAGCGGCACTTCTGATACCACTGCCCAGCTTACAAAATCGCTATACACGGGCAAAAATTTCGCCTACTATTCTTTGCAAAACAATCTTGCACTTGACCGCGAACCACTTTCAGCAAATTGGGATTTGCTTTTTACCCAATATACTGCCTTCATTCCTTCTCCTTATACTGTATCGGGCATTTTACATAATGCAGGGGTAACCACCGCACATATTGAGCCGATTGCTAACCCAAATACCTATTCAAATTGGTCGGGACAAACTTATAACACCGCCATTAACGAAATCGGTTACGACTGGAAGACATTTACTACCTCCTATGTAATTGATGACTCGCTTGTTTATTTTATAAAAACAAAAACAGGAGATGTTTGGAAAGTGATTCCCACAGGATTTGGAGGAAGTTCAACGGGTAATTATATTTTCTCTAAAGAAAAAGTTAGTTCTGTTGGAATTGCGAATGTAAATGGAAATTCATTGGGAACACTTGTACTATATCCCAATCCGGCAAGCGGAGAAAACACAACTGTAATCTACAGTTTTGAAAGTTCTGTTTCTTCTGCTATTATCAAAATTTATGATTTATCAGGAAAATCTGTTTATTCCGAAAATCTAAGAGCAAATACCGGGCTGAATACTTATAAGTTGAATACATCCATGTTTAATGCAGGAATGTATTTCGTAACTGTTGAATGTGACGGAAACAAGCTACAACAAAAATTAATTGTAAAATAA
- a CDS encoding TonB-dependent receptor, with the protein MKPKAILVVTVLVASRLSYSQQVDTSQTVELKPVTVTATRSEKNLIDVGRSVTVISNADIKNSGANSLAEFLTMQEGIFVVGGQQNPGSLNNLFMRGANGNQTVIMVDGIRITDPSSTDNSIDLSELSLCNIDRIEIVRGSHSTLYGSSAIGGVINILTKKNNEKPGVHTDAEVKGGAFNNNGSVLSQNILLNYTHKNGFYINGEMYNTGSKGFNSTVDTAITPNTYKHPDMSDGFNKLDLIGKIGYTNEKLDVYASYKKVQQKVDIDKGAFQDDDNYIIDFKRNFFTYGASYKFNNKFSASYYGGTSDMIRKALDDSSLTSSSGVYDHNYYSASYKGNISSNDLQLNYRTKGIDVVAGGNLYKETMTAQTYYYSTGFGVYESKSNWDSLKINSQTSNGFIHTDLNGILLNEKLSPVSLGLGGRFVNHSIFGNVFTYEINPSLKLSKDALLYFSYTTGFNAPSLYQLYSPDKDFGSGITRGNKTLKPEESQSFEIGIKQKVNNQFSYSVAYFNTEVKNVVDYVYLWDKSKAIDSISFGDYKGDTYINLGTQYAHGFEFSLTSKISEKLILSGNFSVVQGKIKYNPSGIDTTHTGGNHIQLFFNGSFVTKETESIGLVRRPNTANVSITYMPVKKLALRIDARFAGARSDIYYDAALGPFGALNAMGVEDYTLLDFSARYEIIKGFTAMVRIENIFDAKYTEIRGYATRGRGIYGGIRYSF; encoded by the coding sequence ATGAAACCAAAAGCAATCCTTGTGGTTACAGTGTTAGTAGCTTCGCGATTAAGCTACTCACAACAGGTTGACACTTCACAAACAGTGGAGTTGAAACCAGTAACCGTTACTGCCACACGCAGTGAAAAAAATCTAATTGATGTAGGTCGCAGTGTAACTGTAATCAGTAATGCAGACATTAAAAACTCGGGAGCTAATTCATTAGCGGAGTTTCTAACCATGCAGGAAGGAATTTTTGTAGTGGGTGGTCAGCAAAATCCTGGTAGTTTGAACAACCTCTTTATGCGCGGGGCAAACGGAAACCAAACCGTGATAATGGTTGATGGTATCCGAATCACCGACCCATCTTCAACAGATAATTCCATTGACTTATCGGAACTCTCACTCTGCAATATTGACCGTATTGAAATTGTTCGCGGTTCACACAGCACCCTATATGGTTCATCCGCGATTGGCGGGGTAATTAATATTCTCACCAAAAAGAACAATGAAAAACCCGGAGTTCATACCGATGCCGAAGTAAAAGGAGGTGCTTTCAATAACAATGGATCTGTACTCTCTCAAAATATTTTGCTCAATTACACCCACAAAAACGGGTTCTATATAAATGGTGAAATGTATAATACAGGCAGTAAGGGATTTAATTCCACAGTTGACACAGCCATAACTCCGAATACCTACAAGCATCCCGATATGAGCGATGGATTTAACAAACTTGACCTCATAGGAAAGATAGGATATACAAATGAAAAACTTGATGTGTACGCTTCGTATAAAAAAGTACAGCAGAAAGTAGATATAGACAAAGGTGCTTTTCAGGATGATGATAATTACATCATTGATTTTAAACGCAACTTTTTTACTTATGGAGCTTCCTATAAATTCAATAATAAATTTTCTGCTTCTTATTATGGCGGGACGAGTGATATGATAAGAAAAGCCCTTGATGATTCTTCTTTAACAAGCAGTTCAGGGGTTTATGACCATAACTATTATTCGGCATCGTACAAGGGAAATATTTCAAGCAACGATTTACAATTAAACTATCGCACAAAAGGAATTGACGTTGTGGCGGGTGGTAATCTTTACAAAGAAACCATGACCGCGCAAACCTATTATTATTCCACAGGGTTTGGAGTGTATGAATCAAAAAGTAATTGGGATTCTCTGAAAATAAATTCCCAAACCTCGAATGGATTTATTCATACTGATTTGAACGGCATATTGCTGAATGAAAAATTATCGCCTGTATCACTTGGACTTGGCGGAAGGTTTGTGAATCACAGTATTTTCGGAAATGTGTTTACCTATGAAATAAATCCATCCCTGAAACTTTCTAAAGATGCGCTCTTGTATTTCTCTTATACCACAGGATTTAACGCACCATCGCTTTACCAATTATATTCACCCGATAAAGATTTTGGTTCGGGCATAACTCGCGGAAATAAAACGCTGAAGCCGGAAGAATCACAGTCGTTTGAAATAGGAATAAAGCAAAAAGTAAACAATCAGTTTTCGTACTCAGTGGCATATTTTAACACGGAAGTAAAAAATGTAGTTGACTACGTTTACCTGTGGGATAAATCAAAAGCGATTGATTCCATCTCCTTTGGCGATTACAAAGGAGATACCTATATAAATCTTGGTACTCAATACGCTCATGGCTTTGAATTCTCTCTTACTTCAAAGATTTCCGAAAAGTTGATTTTGTCAGGAAACTTTTCCGTTGTTCAGGGGAAAATCAAGTACAATCCTTCAGGCATTGATACTACGCATACAGGAGGAAATCATATTCAATTATTTTTCAACGGCTCATTCGTTACAAAAGAAACAGAATCCATAGGATTGGTACGCAGACCAAATACAGCCAATGTTTCTATCACGTATATGCCTGTAAAAAAACTTGCTTTGCGTATAGATGCCCGGTTTGCAGGAGCGCGCAGCGATATTTATTATGATGCCGCGCTTGGACCCTTCGGAGCGTTAAATGCAATGGGTGTAGAAGATTATACCTTGCTTGATTTTTCAGCACGATATGAGATCATAAAAGGATTTACCGCTATGGTTCGGATAGAAAATATTTTTGATGCGAAGTACACCGAAATAAGAGGATACGCAACTCGCGGCAGAGGTATCTACGGAGGAATCAGGTATTCATTTTAA
- a CDS encoding bifunctional adenosylcobinamide kinase/adenosylcobinamide-phosphate guanylyltransferase codes for MIILITGGERSGKSSYAQKSALSLSENPVYVATARKWDGDFKKRIERHQSERDNRWTSIEEEKYISKPELADKVVVIDCVTLWLTNFYADTKYNVEESLVQAKAEFEKIKLLKGIFIFITNEIGMGVHAETEIGRKFVELQGWMNQYIAQNAEEVFLMISGIPVKIKPLK; via the coding sequence ATGATAATTCTTATAACAGGCGGGGAGCGTTCAGGCAAAAGCAGTTATGCTCAGAAATCAGCATTGTCATTATCTGAAAATCCTGTGTATGTGGCAACCGCAAGGAAATGGGACGGAGATTTTAAAAAGAGAATTGAACGCCACCAAAGCGAAAGAGACAACAGATGGACAAGCATTGAGGAAGAAAAATACATCAGCAAACCCGAACTGGCAGATAAAGTTGTAGTGATAGATTGCGTTACATTATGGCTGACTAATTTCTATGCGGACACCAAATACAATGTAGAGGAATCATTAGTTCAGGCAAAGGCGGAGTTTGAAAAAATAAAACTCCTGAAAGGAATTTTTATTTTTATCACGAACGAAATCGGTATGGGTGTTCACGCTGAAACAGAAATCGGAAGGAAGTTTGTCGAATTGCAGGGCTGGATGAATCAGTACATCGCCCAAAATGCGGAGGAAGTTTTTTTAATGATTTCAGGAATACCAGTTAAAATAAAACCTCTGAAATGA